DNA from Daucus carota subsp. sativus chromosome 1, DH1 v3.0, whole genome shotgun sequence:
ATCTCACTCGAAAGTCTATTTTTGTCTAATATTCTAATTTATCTGAAATCTCAAGTTATTACTTATCAGGGAAAGATTTTTCATCAGAATCATTATTATATAACAATTAGAATCTTTAAAGTTCATGAGGATGCCAATATTAAAATCTAGTGTATAATCAACATCAAAATCGAAGATTTTGTTCATTAAAGAGGATTAGTAGACAAAGACTTCTGGAACAGTAGAATATTCCATTGCACATTCAGCATATGTCTCTGTGAATATGGAACACTCCCCATTTAGAAGGAAGGGTCTTAGAACCAGATAGCAAGCATTCAAATTCACTTGATATGTTGATCAGCTGAGGTGATATATTTGACACTGCCaactatatattttaacaaacttGTTTTGGTGTAATTGACACTTAACTACGTCTCCATCGTGCGTCATGTGACTCGCCAAACCAGAATTCAGACATGGCGTTGATAGATCAAGCACCATCACTCACCCGCCCCCATACAATGCACAGTTTCACCTACTATGTTCCTTCAGGTTCATGATATTGTGGTTCAGAATTAAGTTCCCAACGGGGAATAGCTCGGTTTGCCCTGTAAAATTAGGATAAGCTAATTTCTTTAGGTAACGAAGAATGCAGAAGATAGCTTTACTCAACTGATTTCTTATTATTGAGATCAATCAACTTTGTATTGATAGGTATCTGTGTGTGTAGCATGTGCAGAGCTAGCTAGGATCCATTATGCGCAGATTACATAGATGAACATGAACATAAGGATCAAGTCGTTTAGTTTACATATTCGTCAATATCCTCCtctcttatatttatattattgtacgGACCTATGTATCTAATTAGAGGAGCTGATGAGGCCATCCCTTCCAGAACTGCAAGCAGGTCTCCGTGGAGGAAGCTGTTGGTGAGGTGTTCTCTGAACAATAAATGGACAACATTATTAAGAATTCAATGAAATATAACAAGATATAATAGAATAAGAACTGATTTATTAATCTTAAATTATGTTAAATGTATTACCTGCAGTTTTGGCTGCAAATTCTCTATATACACAGACGATATCGGATCAACTCCTGCAGCTTGCTGCTCATTGAGAAATTTAATTGAGCCATTATCCATAACTGTGGCAAAAGAAGCAAGATAACTGCAGGACTAAACTTTTTAAATTGACAAACAAACCTTGCATAACGCCCAATCTGCCGAGTCAAAGAAGGCCCTTTCATGATTCTGCATTTGGATAAATCTTATATAGTTAATCTTTGCTAAGAATATAAACAGCTTGATATTTCACGAACAGAATACTTGCCTTGGAGATTAAAGGCTTCTTCTTTGGCATTATTTCTCCATATTTCTTTTCTGCTGAGTTTGACTGCGATAGTTAGAATATTATTAGATGCACTTCTTTGAATTAGACAATAACATGGACTACTTTGACTAAAAATGCATTCACATCAAACAGGAAAACATAGACTGGAATATATATGTTAGGCTacaattgaaattgaaattaaaacTATTCAACTCAAATAAACCTAACTGCTAGTTGTTTATATCAACTAAAATAAGTTGTAATTAAGCCATGACTCCAAATTCTATTATTACCTGTGCCTAACTCTAATTCTAGAACTTCACAAGGTCAGGGAAACTAGCCTAACTCTACTCAGATTCCTCACGATGGCCAACCTATTCTAGAACCTCTTTAAGGAGAAGTAAATTCAAAACATCTATAAATCTAGAAATTCTTCAAACAGAAAGTAAAGAATAGGGTACAGAGGGGAAGTATTAATTTGCGACCACCTATGTTTTAGGTTTCACCATTTATGATCAGAACATCTGGAGAGGCAAATAAGTTGAGTAAAAGACAAACACTGCCAGGCCTACACATCTAAGTAAACGAATATATGCATCATTATGACGATTGCTATTTCAGAAAGATATGCAGATCACGAGACAGGACCGAAAATTTGGAATGTTGTTCATTGTTTAACGTTCCTTATCCATATACATGTGACACTTTCATATTTACCATCATTGCGTCATATACCTGTTTCTGGCATACCATATTGGCAAGGTTCTAGATATTGCAGCCGGGTTTTAATCAGTTAAGATACATTCTAGCAGAAACAAGATAGCTAACTAGCTACTaattaattttatcaatatgTAGAGTATGACTCATATGATGCACATATAAAGCCATATCACAAAATCATTCGTTAATAACGGGTCTAAAACTCAAGATCACGCCTATGATACACACTAAACAATTTCAGCAATATTCATGGCTAAAACTCTAATACATGAATTTCTCATTGTCCGCATTGCAATTAGCTAGAAATATGCGAGCTTACGAGAAGTGATCACAATCATATATCTACGGAAACAACACCATGATtttaataagtatataataataactactATATGGATGGCTAATTAATTTCAGtgtgcaaaacagatataaccCCTAATTTTTTTAAGTTCTTAATTTAACATGAAGCTTGAGTAGAAGATAATCAGGAAATATATGGTTACAAATCAGTAGTACAAAGATAAAAGTAGTTGAGAAAGTAGTGACCTCGTGATCACGGGCAGCAACAGTGTCGTTTCCATTTGTGTTGTAAGTAGCTGCCATCTTCTTGTTTATTTCCCCTGTTACATTTACAGTTAACATATACACATGCActacgagagagagagagggggagagagggaatgagagggagagagagggagaccTTGGAAGCACAGAATCAGGGGATTGCAAGAGAGAGGGTGACAAAAGAGATGAGAACAAATCAAGAAACTaaaacgagagagagagagagggagagggagggtgagagagagagagagagagagggagagagatgataAAAGAGGTTAGAAAAGGGTGGATTGAGTAAACGAGTTGTTAGATAAGAACATATCTACCGACTTAATATAGTACATGTCACGCACACGCCTTCCTCGTGTTCGTTCAAAGATATTTCTTCATATTCttttcaatttaatttatttatttaaaacaattCTTTTCACACGTGCAATAaactaatgatttttttttttgatcaagCAATAAACTAATGATTattttgagtttcaaaaaaatattaatgattattttgtgaaaatatatatatttgagaatGATTCATATGGGTTACGAAATTATAATCAAACTATGATGATGAACTTAAAATTGTCGTATCTTCGAAATTCCCAAATTAAAGATACGATATACTATGCAAAacttgttttcatttaaatattaaaaaacctAATATGTGTCTATTTATAAGAAACTtccaatataaaataatgtaaattTGAAGTCACCTTCCTCGTGGTTTGAGAAGATAGAGAAATATAGTTGGAAAAGACCAGAACAATTGGGTTCAAATCTGATTTTACGGTGTCAAAGAACAGACTAGGATTaatcaaagttgacatttcaaaaaataaacgcACTTCGATTTTCTCTAGTTAATTGAGTTCCTAGGTTAATTGATTCGTAGCCGAGCCGCGTCTAGATCTCGTGCAGAGAGAGGTGACCAATTTGGATAGTATCGTGTCGATAATCAGATTCACTTGagtcaatttaaaattatttaaaactaaatataattgaAGATTTAAGATTTtggaaatcaaattttaatattcagttATTTTGGATCGTTATCGGGTTAGTTAATTGGGTGATTTTTGGATCACTTTTTGATTTTATCTCAATATTCAGATTAAATTATGGTGGGTTTCATACCGATATTGTCACTCCAAAATGTTTTTAGTAGGTTCGTTTTAAATTGAGTTAGGTACTTATCAAACTTTTATACTGAACAAATAAATTAGTTAAAGTTAGCTCCAAATCTGAGCAGATTCCGAACTTAACTCCTgctcatatataaaaaaaattattattattttagcatTTGAACCTATGATCTCatcaatataaatattgaaTTCAAACCATTTTACGTACACAaacattttgtttgattttgatattcatTAACCACGTATAATcctcttttatttatattctctTTTATTATTCCAGctaaatcttatattactaCATGATAAATTAgtatcaaaaattaattatttgctttaataaatttaaattttaaaattgaaaatcaatCTGAATAATCATGCTTAaaacatgatttaaatttataataatgaatATATTTCATGTTCGAATAAAATGAAAGAATTCAGATCTCatttaacaattttaattaaTGAGTACTAATATAACCCTGACATTTGTTAACGTAACAGTATAACACTCTTATTTGGTCAAACGTATATGGAGTAATTCTAGATAAGGTCATTTctaaaaaatcaatatacttatataaaggagaagcgaggggcgtgtaggtggcgcctctcacatcgttttgttttatttttctaattttctggaatttttggatgaaaaatatcaaaaattagaactaccttttttagtttcgagtatattagaagcaagtttcagaatttgattttgtttcaaattatttatggaatatagtagcttgaaagttttaatctgattttgtatcagattatttaattatgggaaagagtagcacacaagtctctctgcacctataaatacccatatagATTGcaaggttttggatcatctaaacacaacatcctctctcccaataccacaaccctacctctttctggtgatagttctcttactcgatttctaactcggtgttgCCTTtgttctgcaacgataagtgaaagctgtttatgcagtattaaaaaaaaactaaaggttgttgcaagcaaaggtagttatagaccgctatgttgaAGTCGACAAATTCAAACACGGGAAACGAATATAGTcatgacatgatattgatggatgatatcaataaattaactattagtaatgtatgtttgttggttattcttttataatatttgttttgttcatcggacatgtttactgttgttaatttttatatgatttactttgtatacaggacaaaattattcatgcattatctgtttgctccgttcaagcaatttTTAAGTGGGGATGTTTatacagtactccctccgtttcaaattagatgtccactttaaaaaaatcacacagtttaagaaaagtgattATTCAcatattaattgcattaaatgatcaaaatatgtggagtgagattgatctaggaaataggaataagagatatgtggagtagaattcactttggaaatatgattttgcattgaaagttgaagtggacaagtaatttgaaacaaaaatttttcttgaaagtggacatgtaaattgaaacggagggagtattaaaaaataaagattgttacaagcaaggatagttatagaccgctatttcacatatttaagttagatgtttttttgcacaatcaatccaaaaaaattggagtaagatggcaatgtaagaacatgattacttttcaaaaaagaaaaacacaaataaaattaagattcatcatactttaaattgttaattacgtgtataaattacGAGTATAttaggtggcgtctctcacatcgctccgttctatttttctaattttctggaatttttggatgaaaaatatcaaaaattagaattaccatTTTCAGTTTCGGACatgttagaagcaagtttcaaaatatgattttgtttcatattatttatggtaCGATTTACTTTGCATATTggaaaaattattcatgcataatctgtttgctccgttcaagcaacttttaagtaaaagttgtttatacagtattaaaaaataaagattgttacaagcaagggcagttatagaccgctatctcacagatttaagttagatgtttttgtgcacaatcaatccaaaaaaattggaggaaggtgattatgttatattaattattcaatattaatttttgttgaataacataattttgtgactgtctataaaatgtatattaataattcaaaattaatatttgtaggataaaataaattttatattataaaaatcttgatgtaataccaatactaatatataaatttacaaaattgGATTATAGATATACAtagtgaaaaaaatgaaaataagtttatacacgtgattaacaatttaaaacacgacgaattttaattttatttgtgtttttttaaaaaagtaatcatgttctgaCATTGTCAcgttcctccaatttttttggattgattgtgcacaaaaacatctaacttaaatccgtgagatagcggtctataactacccttctTGTAacaacatttattttttaatattgtataaacagccttcacttaaaagctgcttgaacggagcaaacagattatgcatgaataa
Protein-coding regions in this window:
- the LOC108212074 gene encoding uncharacterized protein LOC108212074 isoform X2, coding for MAATYNTNGNDTVAARDHESNSAEKKYGEIMPKKKPLISKNHERAFFDSADWALCKQAAGVDPISSVYIENLQPKLQRTPHQQLPPRRPACSSGRDGLISSSN
- the LOC108212074 gene encoding uncharacterized protein LOC108212074 isoform X1 encodes the protein MLTVNVTGEINKKMAATYNTNGNDTVAARDHESNSAEKKYGEIMPKKKPLISKNHERAFFDSADWALCKQAAGVDPISSVYIENLQPKLQRTPHQQLPPRRPACSSGRDGLISSSN